Genomic DNA from Pelosinus sp. UFO1:
CCCTTGATAAGCATAATGTACATTTTCAAAAGCAATTTCCACTTGTTCTTGCTGAGGAAAGGGATTTTTATGTCTTGCCTTATCTTGCCTCTGTGGTAAGGATAAAATGGCAAAAATTCGATCCGCTGCCGCAGTTCCAGCCATTCCAGCATGAAAATGAGCCCCTAACTGGCGCAGGGGCAAATAAAATTCTGGAGCTAGCAGCAGTAAGAAAAAAGCCTGGGAAAAATCCATCTTAAAATATAACAATTTGAGTCCGATAGTTACCGCCACTAACGCCGTACTAATTGTTGCCACCAACTCTAATACTAAGGCTGATAAAAAAGCTACTTTTAATACATTCAGCGTCTTATCTCGAAATTGATTACTCATACGATCAATTACTTGTATTTGCTCAATACTGCGCCCAAATACTTTCAGCACGGTTAAGCCTTGTAACACATCTAAAAAATGCGCACTTAGGCGCGACAAAGTCTCCCACTGCCTTTTATTCACTTGTTCTGCTGAACGTCCGATTAATATCATAAAAATCGGAATTAACGGCGCTGTGAATAGTAAAATAAGCGTTGTAGTTCCATCTAGAGGGACTACAGAAGTCAAAACAACCAATGGCACTATTACTGCTGTAAATAACTGAGGCAGGAATTTTGCAAAATAAGGTTCTAGATTTTCTACCCCTTCTACCAATACATTAACCAATTCTCCTGTTTGTTGCCCACGAATATAGAGGGGGCCTAAGGCCAAAAGGGAGGATAATATACGTTGCCTAACGTTAATTTTTACATAGGAAGCCAGGCGATGAGCCTTAACCTCGATTAGCCACGTGAATAGGCTACGCACAATCATAACCCCAAACAAGGCACCCATCCACTGCCACACCTCAGGCAAATCCAGCTTATCCAAAAATACCCCGGTTATCACTTTAGTTAAGTAGTTAGCTTGTAGTACCGCTAAAATACCACCACCCAGCCCCAATCCAACTAGCAAAAAGAATTCTTCTCTATGTTGTTTTAGCTGCTCTATCAGACGTTTATCAATCATAACCATGCTCCTGTTCTATTCTATAGGGAGACTCTTATTATAACCGTAAAAAAAAGAAAGCATGTCACCATGCACCCTAGCAGTATCCCTTCCTTGACACTAGTAAAAAAACTATTTTTTATTGATAAAGAAGACTTGATTCAGATGGAGTTTTAACTCCATCTGAATCTTAGTCGCACTTATCCAGGGACTTAGCCGCTCTTAACTCCCACTTATAGAAGATGGGAGTCTTAGAGCGGTTTAGTCATCGGATAATTATTATTTTACTCTATAATCATAACGAGGATTTAACAAACTTGCAATATTTTTATTTGCCATAAGAAAAACGCTTGTGTCCTTCAAAACATACACAAAATATTTAAACCACAAAGACACAAAGGACACAAAGAGATATTCACAAAAAGTTCTACTCATAGTTTATCCTTTGTGTGCCGTGTTAGCGGCATTGTGTCTTTGTGGTTTGTAAACCTTTTCAGTATAAGAAAAGACTACGCCCCCTATTTTCATAGGAGGCATAGCTAGTAAACATCAGATTATTTTGCCGTAGTACAGCGATCTACCAAGTATACTATGGATTGGTAGCTAAGACCACTACGATGAGATAAACCCATTTCACAAGTACGGCTATTGGAATAGCCTGCACTGCAATCAGCTGGTAAACAATCCTTTAGTTCGGCTAATGCTGATTCATTTAATTCAGGGACTTCGAAACCCTTATCACCAGCAAAACCACAACATCTTACCTTCTCCGGC
This window encodes:
- the cydD gene encoding thiol reductant ABC exporter subunit CydD, with protein sequence MIDKRLIEQLKQHREEFFLLVGLGLGGGILAVLQANYLTKVITGVFLDKLDLPEVWQWMGALFGVMIVRSLFTWLIEVKAHRLASYVKINVRQRILSSLLALGPLYIRGQQTGELVNVLVEGVENLEPYFAKFLPQLFTAVIVPLVVLTSVVPLDGTTTLILLFTAPLIPIFMILIGRSAEQVNKRQWETLSRLSAHFLDVLQGLTVLKVFGRSIEQIQVIDRMSNQFRDKTLNVLKVAFLSALVLELVATISTALVAVTIGLKLLYFKMDFSQAFFLLLLAPEFYLPLRQLGAHFHAGMAGTAAADRIFAILSLPQRQDKARHKNPFPQQEQVEIAFENVHYAYQGGERPALRGLTFEMKPGETVALVGASGSGKSTVASLLLAFMQPDKGNIFVNGISLSDIRVDDWLAQVAFVPQEPHLFYRSVADNIRLGREDATMEEVIRAAKNAGAHEFILSLPEGYETLVGEGGHGLSGGQGKRLAIARAFLQDAPFLLLDEATAGLDPQNEAVIEEALARLMKRRTVLIIAHRLTTVYQADWIVVLNEGQDVESGRHDTLMKDRGLYSQLVMAFRGEK